In Penaeus monodon isolate SGIC_2016 chromosome 41, NSTDA_Pmon_1, whole genome shotgun sequence, a single genomic region encodes these proteins:
- the LOC119598743 gene encoding uncharacterized protein LOC119598743 has protein sequence MTKLAKRLSVLFAVSIASAVVSGDKFDDPYNYEYSYGDYDFHYDSGLGRDSLQARNRLADPEHFSASDGLNGEKPALPLCCPEGQIFDLNQNCSSPPVGWNWRPKLSGEPSATFTFRGFPNCKLNEPVSIYQKEVLFDDGDAFVPHYIQLNAVPLSKYCVTKVYENSDPEECETHQTKVFVCVEPKEPELSLYWTGVALAHFFLVLTLLAYFFVRDLRCLQGQYMICFLISLLIYNVCLLPGSVLTMDISFVSCVSLGAVKYFFFCGVMLWFNVICFDIWRTLKNRQDVGSRKRFLIYSIYTWVFGAVLTTVVLVIPYASGENRDASLMEPIKNMCKLKTDINVILQLVETLLMIINLVFLSLATSNTCKYPKFGNGLPRCEANLSLKQGWKLFIIMIGHTLIDIPDDILYIEVVDLWRYVCIEAIALFAVFAYRKTVIKAIYRCFFWTPCYHPDEEMSSVQEKDQLTTMN, from the exons ATGACGAAACTCGCGAAGCGCTTGTCGGTCCTTTTTGCCGTGTCCATCGCCTCCGCAGTCGTTTCCGGGGATAAGTTCGACGACCCTTATAACTACGAGTACAGCTACGGGGACTACGACTTCCACTACGACTCGGGGCTGGGCAGGGACTCCCTCCAGGCCAGGAACCGACTTGCGGACCCAGAGCACTTCAGCGCCAGTGACG GGCTAAATGGAGAGAAACCTGCCCTGCCCCTGTGCTGTCCTGAGGGTCAGATCTTTGACCTGAACCAAAATTGCTCCTCACCACCCGTGGGCTGGAATTGGAGGCCTAAGCTGTCTGGGGAACCCAGTGCAACTTTCACATTTAGAGGATTTCCAAA CTGTAAATTGAATGAACCTGTGTCCATTTACCAGAAAGAAGTTTTATTTGATGATGGGGATGCTTTTGTCCCCCACTATATACAGTTGAATGCAGTACCCTTGTCCAAATATTGTGTTACAAAG GTTTATGAAAACAGTGACCCAGAGGAGTGTGAGACCCATCAGACCAAGGTCTTTGTATGTGTTGAGCCAAAGGAACCAGAACTTAGCCTCTATTGGACAGGGGTGGCCCTTGCACACTTCTTCCTTGTACTTACACTTCTTGCATACTTCTTTGTCAGGGACCTGAGATGCTTGCAG GGTCAATACATGATATGCTTCCTGATATCTCTTCTCATTTATAATGTCTGCCTGCTGCCAGGATCAGTTCTCACCATGGATATTAGCTTTGTATCATGTGTATCCCTAG GTGCTGTTAAATACTTCTTCTTCTGTGGAGTTATGCTGTGGTTTAATGTTATTTGCTTTGACATCTGGAGGACACTCAA GAACCGTCAGGATGTTGGGTCCAGGAAAAGATTCCTGATCTACTCCATTTATACATGGGTCTTTGGAGCTGTCTTAACAACAGTTGTTTTAGTGATACCATATGCTTCTGGAGAAAATCGTGATGCATCACTTATGGAACCAATCAAGAATATGTGTAAACTGAAAA CTGATATTAATGTTATCTTGCAACTTGTGGAGACtttgttgatgataattaatttagTCTTCCTAAGTCTGGCTACTTCAAACACATGTAAATATCCAAAGTTTGGAAATGGTCTCCCACGATGTGAAGCCAATCTTAG CTTGAAACAGGGTTGGAAACTCTTCATTATTATGATAGGGCACACACTGATCGACATACCAGATGACATATTGTACATTGAGGTTGTTGA CTTATGGCGATATGTGTGCATTGAAGCCATAGCACTGTTTGCTGTGTTCGCCTATCGAAAGACTGTGATCAAAGCAATATATCGTTGCTTCTTCTGGACTCCTTGTTATCACCCAGATGAAGAAATGTCTTCTGTCCAAGAGAAAGATCAGCTTACAACAATGAACTGA